A region from the Sandaracinus amylolyticus genome encodes:
- a CDS encoding VOC family protein, translating to MDHVGLTVRDLARSVSFYRDVLGLELGAAPEGPPGATLRAGAVDVVLSTWRPGETEPGVVPRGDHLALRTGASLDGFVARLRASGTEHAVVGGRVYLRDPDGHTVEVLCAR from the coding sequence GTGGACCACGTCGGGCTCACGGTGCGCGACCTCGCGCGCAGCGTGTCGTTCTACCGAGACGTGCTGGGGCTCGAGCTCGGCGCCGCGCCGGAGGGCCCGCCGGGCGCGACGCTGCGCGCGGGCGCGGTGGACGTCGTGCTCTCGACGTGGCGGCCCGGAGAGACCGAGCCGGGCGTGGTGCCGCGCGGAGATCACCTCGCGCTGCGCACGGGCGCGTCGCTCGACGGCTTCGTCGCGAGGCTGCGCGCGTCGGGCACCGAGCACGCCGTCGTCGGAGGACGGGTCTACCTGCGCGACCCCGACGGTCACACCGTCGAGGTGCTCTGCGCGCGTTAG
- the treS gene encoding maltose alpha-D-glucosyltransferase: MSPRNPEGEPEDDRAAITDDPLWYKDAIIYEIPIRAFYDSDGDGIGDIEGLIQKLDYVADLGVTAIWILPFYPSPQRDGGYDIADYRSVNPRLGTLNDFKRLMKEAHARGLRVINELVINHTSDQHPWFQRARRAPKGSRYRDFYVWTDDPQKYRDARIIFQDYEASNWTWDPVAQQYYWHRFYSHQPDLNFDNPEVRKSVLELVDFWLAMGVDGMRLDAIPYLYEREGTNCENLPETHAFLKEMRAHIDARYPNRMLLAEANQWPEDAAAYFGKGDECHMNFHFPLMPRMFMSLQLENSFPILDILAQTPKIPETSQWALFLRNHDELTLEMVTDEDRDFMYRVYAHDPQMRVNLGIRRRLAPLLKTRARIELMKALLLSMPGTPVLYYGDEIGMGDNVYLGDRDAVRTPMQWSADRNAGFSKANPQKLFLPVIIDPEYHHETVNVEAQQLNSDSLLWWTKRLIALRKRHQAFSRGELELLQPDNGKVLAFFRTDGEERILVVANLSRSPQYVQLDLSAHAGAVPMELFGRTPFPPIGELPYLLTLGPYAFYWFQIERPRGERLSASGPFHINVRGDVSSLLSKRGRERLAPALTEWLRNRRWFRGKARILERMEIIDVIPAAEAHVVLAHVTYAEGQPETYVMPIAIVSSERGDQVTREAPHAVIARVRATDGEHAIVDALTTDGFANELLSLLLERGGTLKSDDGVIRARSTKALSALVDKSLHARAARAKRLEELPPRVSTAEQSNSNVFFGDKLILKLFRAIEPGHHPEEEIGRFLTERVRFGHVPRMLGTLSYEPASGEPRALAVMQELVASQGDGWEFTLDALQRYTEHAWEYVDKEPVPRAPGRWLDRTLLHAPELAIEAIGPYLGVARLLGERTAELHRALASDGDDPDFTPEPFSLLHQRSLYQSARTQLGQTLHLLKTMRSALDERTVALADQLMSRRGEIDARLAEIHREKIDAVRTRTHGDLHLGQVLYAAGDFIFIDFEGEPARALVERRRKRSPLRDVAGMLRSFHYAGAAALRSDRVRAQDESRLHPWIDAWTDWVCAAWLGGWLERAGDAAFLPRDRAVLSRMLDFYLLEKCIYEVRYELNNRPEWVEIPLRGLLDLIDAPEAG, from the coding sequence ATGTCACCGCGCAATCCCGAAGGTGAGCCCGAAGACGACCGTGCCGCGATCACCGACGATCCGCTCTGGTACAAGGACGCGATCATCTACGAGATCCCGATCCGCGCGTTCTACGACTCCGACGGCGACGGAATCGGCGACATCGAGGGGCTGATCCAGAAGCTCGACTACGTCGCGGATCTGGGCGTCACCGCGATCTGGATCCTGCCGTTCTATCCGTCACCGCAGCGCGACGGCGGCTACGACATCGCGGATTATCGGAGCGTCAATCCGCGCCTCGGCACACTGAATGACTTCAAGCGCCTGATGAAGGAGGCGCACGCCCGTGGCCTCCGCGTCATCAACGAGCTCGTCATCAATCACACCTCGGATCAGCACCCCTGGTTCCAGCGCGCGCGCCGCGCGCCCAAGGGCAGCCGATACCGCGACTTCTACGTGTGGACCGACGATCCGCAGAAGTACCGCGACGCGCGCATCATCTTCCAGGACTACGAGGCTTCGAACTGGACCTGGGATCCGGTCGCGCAGCAGTACTACTGGCACCGTTTCTATTCGCACCAGCCGGATCTCAACTTCGACAATCCGGAAGTGCGCAAGTCCGTGCTGGAGCTCGTCGACTTCTGGCTCGCGATGGGCGTCGACGGGATGCGCCTCGACGCGATCCCGTACCTCTACGAGCGCGAGGGCACCAACTGCGAGAACCTGCCCGAGACGCACGCGTTCCTGAAGGAGATGCGCGCGCACATCGACGCGCGATATCCCAATCGCATGCTGCTCGCCGAGGCCAATCAGTGGCCGGAGGACGCCGCCGCGTACTTCGGAAAAGGCGACGAGTGCCACATGAACTTCCACTTTCCGCTGATGCCGCGGATGTTCATGTCGCTGCAGCTCGAGAACAGCTTCCCCATCCTCGACATCCTCGCGCAGACGCCGAAGATCCCCGAGACCTCGCAGTGGGCGCTCTTCCTGCGGAACCACGACGAGCTCACGCTCGAGATGGTCACCGACGAAGATCGCGACTTCATGTATCGCGTCTACGCGCACGACCCGCAGATGCGCGTGAACCTCGGGATCCGCCGCCGCCTCGCGCCGCTGCTCAAGACGCGCGCTCGCATCGAGCTGATGAAGGCGCTCCTGCTCTCGATGCCGGGCACGCCGGTGCTCTATTACGGCGACGAGATCGGGATGGGCGACAACGTCTATCTCGGTGATCGCGACGCGGTGCGCACGCCGATGCAGTGGAGCGCGGATCGCAACGCCGGATTCTCGAAGGCGAACCCGCAGAAGCTGTTCCTGCCGGTGATCATCGATCCCGAGTACCACCACGAGACGGTCAACGTCGAAGCGCAGCAGCTCAACTCCGACTCGCTGCTGTGGTGGACGAAGCGACTGATCGCGCTGCGCAAGCGACACCAGGCGTTCTCGCGCGGCGAGCTCGAGCTGCTCCAGCCCGACAACGGCAAGGTCCTCGCGTTCTTCCGCACCGACGGTGAGGAGCGCATCCTCGTCGTCGCGAACCTCTCGCGCTCGCCGCAGTACGTGCAGCTCGATCTCTCGGCGCACGCCGGCGCGGTGCCGATGGAGCTCTTCGGGCGGACGCCCTTCCCGCCGATCGGTGAGCTGCCGTATCTGCTCACGCTCGGGCCGTACGCGTTCTACTGGTTCCAGATCGAGCGCCCGCGCGGCGAGCGACTCAGCGCGAGCGGGCCCTTCCACATCAACGTGCGCGGCGACGTGAGCTCGCTGCTCTCGAAGCGCGGACGCGAGCGCCTCGCGCCCGCGCTCACCGAGTGGCTGCGCAACCGGCGCTGGTTCCGCGGCAAGGCGCGCATCCTCGAGCGCATGGAGATCATCGACGTGATCCCCGCGGCCGAGGCGCACGTCGTGCTCGCCCACGTCACGTACGCGGAGGGGCAGCCCGAGACGTACGTGATGCCGATCGCGATCGTCTCGAGCGAGCGCGGCGATCAGGTCACGCGCGAGGCGCCGCACGCCGTGATCGCGCGCGTCCGCGCCACCGACGGCGAGCACGCGATCGTCGACGCGCTCACGACCGACGGCTTCGCGAACGAGCTGCTCTCGCTGTTGCTCGAGCGCGGCGGGACGCTGAAGTCCGACGACGGAGTGATCCGCGCGCGCTCGACGAAGGCGCTCTCCGCGCTGGTCGACAAGTCGCTGCACGCGCGCGCGGCGCGCGCGAAGCGACTCGAGGAGCTGCCGCCTCGCGTGAGCACGGCGGAGCAGAGCAACAGCAACGTCTTCTTCGGAGACAAGCTGATCCTCAAGCTCTTCCGTGCGATCGAGCCGGGGCACCACCCCGAGGAGGAGATCGGTCGCTTCCTCACCGAGCGCGTCCGCTTCGGCCACGTGCCGCGCATGCTCGGCACGCTCTCGTACGAGCCGGCGAGCGGCGAGCCGCGCGCGCTCGCGGTGATGCAGGAGCTCGTCGCGAGCCAGGGCGACGGGTGGGAGTTCACGCTCGACGCGCTGCAGCGTTATACCGAGCACGCGTGGGAGTACGTCGACAAGGAGCCGGTGCCGCGCGCGCCGGGGCGTTGGCTCGATCGCACGCTGCTCCACGCGCCCGAGCTCGCCATCGAGGCGATCGGTCCGTACCTCGGCGTCGCGCGCCTGCTCGGCGAGCGCACGGCGGAGCTCCATCGCGCGCTGGCGAGCGACGGAGACGATCCCGACTTCACGCCCGAGCCCTTCTCGCTGCTGCACCAGCGCTCGCTCTACCAGTCGGCGCGCACCCAGCTCGGGCAGACGCTGCACCTGCTGAAGACGATGCGCAGCGCGCTCGACGAGCGGACCGTCGCGCTCGCCGATCAGCTGATGTCGCGACGCGGTGAGATCGATGCGCGGCTCGCCGAGATCCATCGCGAGAAGATCGACGCGGTGCGCACGCGCACCCACGGCGATCTCCACCTCGGCCAGGTGCTCTACGCCGCGGGCGACTTCATCTTCATCGACTTCGAGGGCGAGCCCGCGCGCGCGCTCGTCGAGCGACGTCGCAAGCGCTCCCCGCTGCGCGACGTCGCGGGGATGCTGCGCTCGTTCCACTACGCCGGCGCTGCCGCCTTGCGCAGCGATCGCGTCCGTGCGCAGGACGAGTCGCGGCTGCACCCGTGGATCGACGCGTGGACCGACTGGGTCTGCGCCGCGTGGCTCGGTGGATGGCTCGAGCGCGCGGGCGACGCGGCGTTCCTGCCGCGCGACCGCGCGGTGCTCTCGCGCATGCTCGACTTCTATCTGCTCGAGAAGTGCATCTACGAGGTGCGCTACGAGCTGAACAACCGGCCGGAGTGGGTCGAGATCCCGCTGCGAGGGCTCCTCGATCTGATCGACGCTCCCGAGGCAGGATGA
- a CDS encoding GNAT family N-acetyltransferase, translated as MPMRIDDARGNGPHGGNGGAARRSDRTAPLPARELDRRHVALSLTIREACAADLHALSWLGLAQDQTEVIDETLERCARGEEIVLVAASRGAPLAMIRARVARRGDPDVALIEAVRVMPGLQGLGIASALIVAIERVLRERARAVIEVRVARHDERDLARYARLGYVRTGTAWDGRSVMRKSLDLLAARPLQILASEARGRTR; from the coding sequence ATGCCGATGCGCATCGACGACGCACGAGGCAACGGGCCGCACGGCGGCAACGGAGGCGCGGCACGGCGCAGCGATCGCACCGCGCCGCTGCCCGCGCGCGAGCTCGATCGACGTCACGTCGCACTCTCGCTGACGATCCGCGAGGCGTGCGCGGCAGACCTGCACGCGCTCTCGTGGCTCGGGCTCGCGCAGGATCAGACGGAGGTGATCGACGAGACGCTCGAGCGCTGCGCGCGCGGCGAGGAGATCGTGCTCGTCGCCGCGTCACGCGGCGCACCGCTCGCGATGATCCGCGCGCGCGTCGCGCGGCGCGGTGATCCCGACGTCGCGCTGATCGAGGCGGTGCGCGTGATGCCGGGGCTGCAGGGGCTCGGCATCGCGAGCGCGCTCATCGTCGCGATCGAGCGGGTGCTCCGCGAGCGGGCGCGCGCGGTGATCGAGGTGCGCGTCGCGCGGCACGACGAGCGCGACCTCGCACGCTACGCGCGGCTCGGGTACGTGCGCACCGGAACGGCGTGGGACGGACGCAGCGTGATGCGGAAGTCTCTCGATCTCCTCGCGGCACGACCGCTGCAGATCCTCGCGTCCGAGGCGCGAGGGAGGACGCGATGA
- a CDS encoding phosphotransferase: MHDDPLERMPAGARITLLGEGTDFRAYDVDGRDVLRIPRHDGARDALLAEARWTAWLARRLPLPIPSYRHVVLSPRPFALYARLRGTPALRVALEQQDLAAIGARLGELLRVLHGLPLDPISGLQPDDDPTLAAWSAEALSDLRTAEQHGHHLDARWARELGSPPSVIAITPCVIHGDFAAEHVLLDEDAMPCGVIDWSDAVLGDPARDLAGLVHWGGAPMLASALQRYGSIDAATLERARWLATCRAVADVAFGAQRGRPEHVGAGLRALAHVASM, encoded by the coding sequence ATGCACGACGATCCGCTCGAGCGCATGCCCGCGGGCGCGCGCATCACGCTGCTCGGCGAGGGCACCGACTTCCGCGCCTACGACGTCGATGGTCGAGACGTGCTGCGCATCCCGCGACACGACGGCGCGCGCGACGCGCTGCTCGCCGAGGCGCGATGGACCGCGTGGCTCGCGCGGCGTCTCCCGCTGCCGATTCCGTCCTACCGACACGTCGTGCTGTCCCCGCGACCGTTCGCGCTGTACGCGCGGCTCCGCGGCACGCCGGCGCTGCGCGTCGCGCTCGAGCAGCAGGACCTCGCCGCGATCGGCGCGCGCCTCGGCGAGCTCCTGCGCGTGCTGCACGGTCTGCCGCTCGACCCGATCTCGGGCCTCCAGCCCGACGACGATCCGACGCTCGCGGCGTGGTCCGCCGAGGCGCTCTCCGATCTGCGCACCGCGGAGCAGCACGGGCACCACCTCGACGCGCGCTGGGCGCGCGAGCTCGGATCTCCGCCGAGCGTGATCGCGATCACGCCGTGCGTGATCCACGGCGACTTCGCCGCCGAGCACGTGCTGCTCGACGAGGACGCGATGCCGTGCGGCGTGATCGACTGGAGCGACGCGGTGCTCGGCGATCCCGCGCGCGATCTCGCAGGGCTCGTGCACTGGGGCGGCGCGCCGATGCTCGCGTCGGCGCTGCAGCGCTACGGCTCGATCGACGCGGCGACCCTCGAGCGCGCGCGCTGGCTCGCGACGTGTCGCGCGGTCGCCGACGTCGCGTTCGGCGCGCAGCGCGGGCGCCCCGAGCACGTCGGCGCGGGTCTGCGCGCCCTCGCGCACGTCGCATCGATGTGA
- a CDS encoding serine/threonine-protein kinase: MQRAASDAGTPDVGRILDGRYRLDAPLGEGGLGVVWRAFHVRLGKHVAVKLMQREHVAREGLRARFEREARSLAALTHPNIVDVMDFGVDDGAPFLVMELLEGRSLDRAIREGIAPERALAIGRDVLRALAHAHAQGIAHRDLKPANVFLQRIDDGHEIVRVLDFGLAKFLHEDASNGDAQLTRQGMVLGTPAYMAPEQATGGNADARADVYSFGIVLFELLTGQRPFAGEGAELVRQHLLVSVPTIASVRPDLEVAPELEATLQRATAKSASQRYSSARELMEALYALPANAVRVRDGVPRPAPAPMREAVSGDAPTLASGGGAATVTPPVASRSYAVPPIASAVPADGTVPARPGLRRAAESAATPASSRPASSAPASAIVPPISSTMSTTSAVVASTIKPSRGPLLVAVVALLGLGAIAAAITIALVLFSSSDGATATTTHDAPPVATTATPPEESALDPAPTAYFAPDPDPWAEPITAPLGAIRERLERSGRLSARDQNVLRDYARAHRDDPRAWLLLAHADFLAGHRPDSCERYALALRIDEALARGDAHAVHDLARMAAHHRSGDEAAALLRRHWGARAIDALDRAMTEVDRRSDREDVARLVQLRDELVRGSSARTER; the protein is encoded by the coding sequence GTGCAGCGGGCCGCCTCGGATGCGGGAACGCCCGACGTCGGGCGCATCCTCGACGGACGCTATCGCCTCGATGCACCGCTCGGCGAGGGCGGGCTCGGTGTCGTATGGCGTGCGTTCCACGTGCGCCTCGGCAAGCACGTCGCGGTGAAGCTCATGCAGCGCGAGCACGTCGCGCGCGAAGGGCTCCGCGCGCGCTTCGAGCGCGAGGCGCGATCGCTCGCGGCGCTCACGCACCCGAACATCGTCGACGTGATGGACTTCGGCGTCGACGACGGCGCGCCGTTCCTCGTGATGGAGCTGCTCGAGGGGCGCTCGCTCGATCGCGCGATCCGCGAGGGCATCGCGCCCGAGCGCGCGCTCGCGATCGGCCGCGACGTGCTGCGCGCGCTGGCGCACGCGCACGCGCAGGGCATCGCGCACCGGGACCTGAAGCCCGCGAACGTGTTCCTGCAGCGCATCGACGACGGGCACGAGATCGTGCGCGTGCTCGACTTCGGGCTCGCGAAGTTCCTGCACGAAGACGCGAGCAACGGCGACGCACAGCTGACGCGCCAGGGCATGGTCCTCGGCACGCCCGCGTACATGGCGCCCGAGCAGGCGACGGGCGGCAACGCGGACGCGCGCGCCGACGTGTACTCCTTCGGGATCGTGCTCTTCGAGCTGCTCACCGGGCAGCGGCCGTTCGCGGGCGAAGGCGCGGAGCTGGTGCGCCAGCACCTGCTCGTCTCGGTTCCGACGATCGCGAGCGTGCGGCCGGATCTCGAGGTCGCGCCGGAGCTCGAGGCGACGCTGCAGCGCGCGACGGCGAAGTCGGCGTCGCAGCGGTACTCGAGCGCGCGCGAGCTGATGGAGGCGCTGTACGCGCTGCCCGCGAACGCGGTGCGGGTGCGCGACGGCGTGCCGCGTCCGGCGCCCGCGCCGATGCGCGAGGCGGTCTCGGGCGATGCGCCGACGCTCGCGAGCGGAGGCGGCGCGGCGACGGTGACGCCGCCGGTGGCCTCGCGGTCGTACGCGGTCCCGCCGATCGCGAGCGCGGTGCCCGCCGACGGGACGGTGCCGGCGCGGCCCGGGCTGCGTCGTGCGGCGGAGAGCGCTGCGACGCCCGCATCGAGCAGACCGGCGTCGAGCGCGCCTGCCTCCGCGATCGTCCCGCCGATCTCGTCGACGATGTCGACCACGAGCGCCGTCGTCGCGTCGACGATCAAGCCTTCGCGCGGCCCCTTGCTCGTCGCGGTCGTCGCGCTGCTCGGGCTCGGCGCGATCGCAGCGGCGATCACGATCGCGCTCGTGCTGTTCTCGTCGTCCGACGGCGCGACCGCGACGACGACGCACGATGCGCCGCCGGTGGCCACCACCGCGACGCCCCCCGAGGAGTCGGCGCTCGACCCCGCGCCGACCGCGTACTTCGCGCCGGATCCCGATCCCTGGGCCGAGCCGATCACCGCGCCCCTCGGCGCGATCCGCGAGCGGCTCGAGCGCAGCGGGCGCCTCTCGGCGCGCGACCAGAACGTGCTGCGCGACTACGCGCGCGCGCACCGCGACGATCCGCGCGCGTGGCTCCTGCTCGCGCACGCCGACTTCCTCGCCGGCCATCGACCCGACTCGTGCGAGCGCTACGCGCTCGCGCTGCGCATCGACGAAGCGCTCGCCCGCGGGGACGCGCACGCCGTGCACGACCTCGCGCGCATGGCCGCGCACCATCGCTCCGGCGACGAAGCGGCCGCGCTCCTCCGGCGCCACTGGGGCGCGCGCGCGATCGACGCGCTCGATCGCGCGATGACCGAGGTCGATCGGCGCAGCGATCGCGAGGACGTCGCGCGGCTCGTGCAGCTGCGCGACGAGCTCGTGCGCGGATCGAGCGCGCGCACCGAGCGCTGA
- a CDS encoding alpha-1,4-glucan--maltose-1-phosphate maltosyltransferase, protein MATTQQRAATTAKATSSPSTDVPMPDEGRHRVVVFDVEPRVDRGSFDVKRIEGDVLRVVAVLVADGHDRVRGVLRSKRPGSSRWVETPMRARGNDRFEAELALDAIGRWELAVEGWIDDLETWRHGLERKAEVGEVSDVDLAIGAALIERAASRCGNGSGEGDRELLERAAKAIADPRAARDERVRLALSASTAELCARHPERALATRSESWGVLVDPPHARFASWYELFPRSTGEDGRHGTFRTAEAWLPYVAEMGFDVLYLPPIHPIGIAFRKGPNNTLTAGPTDPGSPWAIGGAEGGHTAVHPDLGTLADFDRFVASARDHGLKIALDVAFQASPDHPWVTEHPEWFRHRPDGTIQYAENPPKKYQDVYPFDFECEDWRNLWRALRDVFEFWIARGVTIFRVDNPHTKPIPFWRWCIASLKSAHPEVTFLSEAFTRPALMYSLAKAGFTQGYTYFTWRNTKHELESYLRELTKTDVAEYFRPSFWPNTPDILPEDLQYGGRAAFLARLVMAATMSSHYGIYGPAFELMDHVARPGSGEYLDNEKYQLKRWDRDRPDSLRRAISLINRIRREHPALQRNDGVVIHRTDNDMLLCFSKSHGEDAVLVVVNLDFHHRQSGWVDLDLDVLGLDPHTTFQAHDLLGGGRYLWHGGRNYVEVDPHAMPAHVFALRRRVRTERDFDYFL, encoded by the coding sequence ATGGCGACGACGCAGCAGCGAGCCGCGACCACGGCGAAGGCGACGAGCTCGCCCTCGACCGACGTGCCGATGCCGGACGAAGGACGACACCGCGTCGTCGTGTTCGACGTGGAGCCGCGCGTCGATCGAGGATCGTTCGACGTCAAACGGATCGAGGGCGACGTGCTGCGCGTCGTCGCGGTGCTCGTCGCGGATGGTCACGATCGCGTGCGCGGTGTGCTGCGCTCCAAGCGCCCCGGCAGCTCGCGCTGGGTCGAGACGCCGATGCGCGCGCGCGGCAACGATCGCTTCGAGGCGGAGCTCGCGCTCGATGCGATCGGACGCTGGGAGCTCGCCGTGGAGGGCTGGATCGACGACCTCGAGACGTGGCGCCACGGGCTCGAGCGCAAGGCCGAGGTGGGCGAGGTCAGCGACGTCGATCTCGCGATCGGCGCGGCCCTGATCGAGCGCGCGGCGTCGCGCTGCGGCAACGGATCGGGCGAGGGGGATCGCGAGCTGCTCGAGCGCGCCGCGAAGGCGATCGCGGACCCGCGCGCGGCGCGCGACGAGCGCGTCCGCCTGGCGCTCTCCGCGTCGACGGCGGAGCTCTGTGCGCGCCATCCCGAGCGCGCGCTCGCGACGCGCAGCGAGAGCTGGGGCGTGCTCGTCGATCCTCCGCACGCGCGCTTCGCGTCCTGGTACGAGCTCTTTCCGCGATCGACGGGCGAGGACGGACGACACGGTACGTTCCGCACGGCCGAGGCGTGGCTCCCCTACGTCGCGGAGATGGGCTTCGACGTGCTCTATCTCCCGCCGATCCACCCGATCGGCATCGCGTTCCGCAAGGGCCCGAACAACACGCTCACCGCGGGCCCGACCGATCCCGGCAGCCCGTGGGCGATCGGCGGCGCGGAGGGCGGGCACACGGCCGTGCACCCCGACCTCGGCACGCTCGCGGACTTCGATCGTTTCGTGGCGAGCGCGCGCGATCACGGGCTGAAGATCGCGCTCGACGTCGCGTTCCAGGCGTCTCCCGATCATCCGTGGGTGACCGAGCACCCCGAGTGGTTCCGTCATCGCCCCGACGGGACGATCCAGTACGCCGAGAACCCGCCCAAGAAATATCAGGACGTCTATCCGTTCGACTTCGAGTGCGAGGACTGGCGCAATCTCTGGCGCGCGCTGCGCGACGTGTTCGAGTTCTGGATCGCGCGCGGAGTGACCATCTTCCGCGTCGACAACCCGCACACCAAGCCGATCCCGTTCTGGCGCTGGTGCATCGCGTCGCTGAAGAGCGCGCACCCCGAGGTCACGTTCCTGTCCGAGGCGTTCACGCGCCCCGCGCTGATGTACTCGCTGGCAAAAGCGGGATTCACGCAGGGATATACGTATTTCACCTGGCGCAACACGAAGCACGAGCTCGAGAGCTATCTCCGCGAGCTCACCAAGACGGATGTCGCGGAGTACTTCCGACCGAGCTTCTGGCCGAACACACCGGACATCCTCCCCGAGGATCTGCAGTACGGCGGGCGCGCCGCGTTCCTCGCGCGGCTCGTGATGGCGGCGACGATGTCGAGCCACTACGGCATCTACGGGCCCGCGTTCGAGCTCATGGATCACGTCGCGCGCCCGGGCTCGGGCGAGTACCTCGACAACGAGAAGTACCAGCTGAAGCGCTGGGACCGTGATCGCCCCGACTCGCTGCGCCGCGCGATCTCGCTGATCAACCGCATCCGCCGCGAGCACCCTGCCCTGCAGCGCAACGACGGAGTCGTGATCCACCGGACCGACAACGACATGCTGCTCTGCTTCAGCAAGAGCCACGGTGAGGACGCGGTGCTCGTGGTGGTCAATCTGGATTTCCACCATCGGCAGTCGGGTTGGGTCGATCTCGACCTGGACGTGCTCGGGCTCGATCCCCACACCACGTTCCAGGCGCACGACCTGCTCGGCGGCGGCCGCTATCTCTGGCACGGCGGCCGGAATTACGTGGAGGTCGATCCTCACGCGATGCCGGCGCACGTGTTCGCGCTGCGACGCCGTGTGCGCACCGAGCGCGACTTCGACTACTTCCTCTGA
- a CDS encoding MarR family winged helix-turn-helix transcriptional regulator — protein sequence MARLPESDPAVASIERAMVAIRRSQQRRRLARAASGQVPRGVPPAVIAVVDALDELASRGVDAPTVGDVAGAMQSDPSRASRAVAQAVEAGLVRRSADQEDGRRSCLELTARGRTLIEKVRASRRRFFAEATSSWSRGDREAFAALLTRFTTDLDALLGPDDED from the coding sequence ATGGCCCGTCTGCCCGAGAGCGATCCCGCGGTGGCGTCGATCGAGCGCGCGATGGTCGCGATCCGCCGGAGCCAACAGCGGCGCCGGCTCGCGCGCGCCGCGTCGGGGCAGGTCCCACGCGGCGTGCCCCCGGCGGTGATCGCGGTCGTCGACGCGCTCGACGAGCTCGCGTCGCGCGGGGTCGACGCGCCGACCGTCGGCGACGTCGCAGGAGCGATGCAGAGCGATCCGTCGCGCGCGAGCCGCGCCGTGGCGCAGGCGGTCGAGGCCGGGCTGGTGCGGCGCTCCGCCGATCAGGAGGATGGTCGGCGGAGCTGCCTCGAGCTCACCGCGCGCGGCCGTACGTTGATCGAGAAGGTGCGCGCGTCGCGTCGGCGCTTCTTCGCGGAGGCGACGTCGTCGTGGTCGCGGGGCGACCGCGAGGCGTTCGCCGCGCTGCTCACGCGCTTCACGACCGATCTCGACGCGCTCCTCGGACCCGACGACGAGGACTAA
- a CDS encoding hemerythrin domain-containing protein yields MKATDLLEQQHREVEKIFDRLENDEGDRIENLRELASKLAAHMRIEEEIFYPKAREVMEDMVFESLEEHTLAAFALKRLAEIDPGHPSFEAKCKALKELVKHHVEEEESEMFPKIDGEIEPEELETIGEELEARFMEIVESGYGAELVKGQPSKKNGIGRMPHHATR; encoded by the coding sequence ATGAAGGCGACGGACCTGTTGGAGCAGCAGCACCGCGAGGTGGAGAAGATCTTCGATCGCCTCGAGAACGACGAAGGCGATCGCATCGAGAACCTTCGCGAGCTCGCGTCGAAGCTCGCGGCGCACATGCGAATCGAAGAGGAGATCTTCTATCCGAAGGCGCGCGAGGTCATGGAGGACATGGTCTTCGAGAGCCTCGAGGAGCACACGCTCGCGGCGTTCGCGCTGAAGCGGCTGGCCGAGATCGACCCGGGGCACCCGAGCTTCGAGGCGAAGTGCAAGGCGCTCAAGGAGCTCGTGAAGCATCACGTCGAGGAGGAAGAGAGCGAGATGTTCCCGAAGATCGACGGCGAGATCGAGCCCGAGGAGCTCGAGACGATCGGCGAGGAGCTCGAGGCCCGGTTCATGGAGATCGTCGAGTCGGGCTACGGCGCGGAGCTCGTGAAGGGCCAGCCGTCGAAGAAGAACGGCATCGGCCGCATGCCGCACCACGCGACGCGCTGA